Proteins encoded by one window of Salvia splendens isolate huo1 chromosome 5, SspV2, whole genome shotgun sequence:
- the LOC121802399 gene encoding BTB/POZ domain-containing protein At3g22104-like: MFQFFLGKKTLSLFRFLSVRVCVCVLAMDGNCFIEVDVNGEEVFVVDKRIISAYSERIRKFLCKLRDATGNLKVIFHRFPGGVEGFELIARFCYNKGKSSINASNIFPLASAADYMEMNKLVDGGENLCEQIEASLEEIKYWRWSEVVMALKQCEHQCVGGVSLAVHDKLLSSLVRRIVSCSETSPSPSASSSDNSCDTRSSESFKSSSARAMWWFDELVVLDARVIEMVVKLMVCRNIDSALISRFLFHYQKLRSASASCGERVRLVEAVVEMLGILDVRCVSCKSLFELLRVAVKLRVSRQSRNKVESAIGSLLDQAMLDDLLIPSSPSRCYLYNVNLVLSFLKSFLGKGVGLVESIRVAHVAKLIDSYLAEIAPDPCLKPSKFLAVIRGLPDSARDSFNGVYHAVNLYLEVHPGLSEEERWRLCCSISYEKLSPPVLSHLTENARFPSEHVALTLVFQRNKDEEVSNLEGGRVKGCGEVLVCMKMQPQIVKMRKSRISRLVYGRSLPLLCS, from the exons ATGTTTCAATTTTTCTTAGGAAAAAAAACCCTTTCCCTCTTCCGATTTCTCTCAGtgcgtgtttgtgtgtgtgttcttGCTATGGATGGAAATTGTTTTATTGAAGTAGATGTCAATGGAGAAGAGGTTTTCGTGGTTGATAAG AGAATTATATCGGCCTATTCAGAGAGGATACGTAAGTTTCTCTGTAAACTAAGAGATGCAACGGGAAATCTGAAGGTTATATTCCACAGATTTCCTGGAGGCGTGGAGGGTTTTGAGCTTATTGCGAGGTTCTGCTACAATAAAGGGAAGAGCAGCATCAACGCCTCCAATATCTTCCCCCTCGCCTCAGCTGCAGACTATATGGAGATGAACAAATTAGTTGATGGAGGAGAGAATCTTTGTGAGCAGATTGAGGCGTCGTTGGAAGAGATCAAGTATTGGAGATGGTCAGAGGTTGTGATGGCGTTGAAACAGTGTGAACACCAATGCGTTGGAGGTGTTTCCTTGGCTGTGCACGATAAGTTGTTGAGCTCTCTCGTTCGGAGGATCGTTTCTTGCTCTGAGACGAGCCCCTCTCCATCAGCTTCCTCATCGGATAACTCGTGCGATACTAGAAGCTCAGAGAGCTTCAAGAGCAGCTCTGCTCGAGCAATGTGGTGGTTTGATGAGCTCGTAGTGTTGGACGCCCGTGTGATTGAGATGGTGGTGAAGTTGATGGTGTGCAGAAACATTGACAGTGCACTGATCAGTAGGTTTCTGTTTCACTACCAGAAATTGAGATCTGCATCGGCCTCATGTGGTGAGAGGGTTCGACTCGTTGAAGCAGTGGTCGAGATGCTTGGGATTTTGGATGTGCGTTGTGTCTCCTGCAAGAGTTTGTTTGAGCTCCTGAGGGTTGCGGTGAAGCTGAGGGTGAGCCGGCAGAGTAGGAACAAGGTTGAGAGCGCGATTGGCTCGTTGCTGGATCAAGCGATGCTCGATGATCTGCTCATTCCATCTTCACCATCGAGGTGCTACTTGTATAATGTGAATTTGGTGTTAAGTTTCTTGAAATCATTTCTTGGAAAGGGGGTTGGTTTGGTTGAGTCGATCCGGGTGGCACACGTTGCAAAGTTGATTGACTCGTATCTAGCTGAGATCGCGCCTGATCCGTGCTTGAAGCCGTCGAAATTCTTGGCTGTGATCAGGGGGCTTCCTGACTCAGCTAGGGACTCTTTCAATGGAGTGTATCATGCTGTAAATTtatatcttgag GTGCACCCTGGCTTGTCGGAGGAGGAAAGGTGGAGACTCTGCTGCAGCATCAGCTACGAGAAGCTGTCGCCACCAGTGTTGAGCCATCTCACTGAGAATGCTCGTTTTCCATCGGAGCACGTGGCTCTTACGCTCGTCTTCCAGCGAAACAAGGACGAAGAAGTATCTAACCTTGAAGGAGGGAGAGTGAAGGGTTGTGGTGAGGTCTTGGTATGCATGAAAATGCAGCCTCAAATTGTAAAGATGAGGAAATCAAGAATTTCTAGGCTTGTTTATGGTAGATCTTTGCCCTTGTTGTGCTCATAG
- the LOC121803719 gene encoding uncharacterized protein LOC121803719 — MVGKRNLTTPQRNAVVQFLLRASVNGKPKRGMFKAAEEKFNISRTSIYRYWQAAKKQQEQGETINSVSGKITKGSRCKRVTLDLALLSSLHYTKRGSIRSFAVGLQCSKTTVGRWVDAGLIRAHTSAIRPDLTAPNKLLRLRFTLDALELDKVCNQIKFRNMSNTIHIDEKWFYMSQASRRFYLAPEEDEPHRSCQNKNFIQKIMFMCAVARPLFADNGDVLFDGKIGIFPFTVQVPAQRKNKNRDAGTIETKAIQSINKNVIKDCMINKIIPTIISKWPKDASKDIFIQQDNARPHIMDTDPEFRAAASQSGFNIRMVQQPPNSPDTNVNDLGWFRSIQSLQVQTACKTVDDLVKAVEKSFEELSPTTLNNVFLSLQGCFIEIMKNKGHNRMSEEPFRPRAKLIEKQKLFQSIHKHIHLKQPTDKITSVAIPLALASTSLFLIGRGIYNMSHGIGKKE, encoded by the exons ATGGTGGGAAAGAGAAATTTAACAACACCACAACGCAATGCAGTTGTGCAGTTCCTACTTCGAGCATCCGTCAACGGCAAACCAAAGAGGGGCATGTTCAAGGCCGCTGAAGAAAAATTCAACATATCTCGAACATCAATATATCGGTATTGGCAAGCTGCGAAGAAGCAACAAGAACAAGGAGAAACAATTAACTCAGTCAGCGGCAAAATAACAAAAGGATCAAGGTGCAAACGTGTTACTCTTGATTTAGCTTTGCTTTCTTCTCTACATTACACAAAAAGAGGGTCAATCAGATCATTTGCAGTGGGTTTGCAATGTAGTAAGACAACTGTAGGGAGATGGGTTGATGCCGGACTGATCAGAGCACACACATCAGCAATTAGGCCAGATTTAACAGCCCCGAATAAGCTTCTAAGGTTAAGATTCACATTAGATGCCTTAGAACTAGACAAGGTATGCAACCAAATCAAGTTTAGGAATATGAGTAACACTATACACATTGATGAGAAGTGGTTTTACATGTCCCAAGCATCACGCAGATTTTATTTAGCACCTGAAGAAGATGAGCCACATAGGAGTTGTCAAAACAAGAATTTCATACAAAAAATTATGTTTATGTGTGCTGTGGCAAGACCTTTATTCGCAGATAATGGTGATGTATTGTTTGATGGGAAAATTGGAATATTTCCCTTCACTGTTCAAGTACCAGCACAAAGAAAGAACAAGAATAGAGATGCGGGCACAATAGAAACTAAAGCTATTCAAAGCATCAACAAAAATGTGATCAAGGACTGCATGATTAATAAG ATAATTCCAACCATTATATCTAAATGGCCAAAAGATGCATCCAAAGACATTTTTATACAGCAGGACAATGCAAGACCACATATCATGGATACAGATCCAGAATTCAGGGCAGCTGCATCACAATCTGGTTTCAACATCAGAATGGTCCAGCAACCCCCTAATTCCCCAGATACCAATGTCAATGATTTAGGGTGGTTCCGATCCATACAATCACTTCAAGTGCAGACTGCATGCAAGACAGTGGATGATCTAGTTAAGGCTGTTGAGAAATCATTTGAAGAGTTAAGCCCCACAACACTAAACAATGTATTCTTAAGTTTGCAGGGTTGTTTTATAGAGATAATGAAGAACAAAGGACATAACAG GATGTCTGAGGAACCATTTAGGCCGAGAGCGAAGCTCATTGAGAAGCAAAAACTTTTCCAGAGCATTCACAAACACATCCATTTGAAGCAGCCGACGGATAAGATCACATCGGTTGCCATTCCTTTGGCTTTGGCTAGCACCTCCTTGTTTCTTATT GGAAGAGGGATATATAACATGTCTCATGGGATCGGGAAGAAGGAATGA
- the LOC121803138 gene encoding putative zinc finger protein At1g68190, with the protein MRRCELCKAKARTHCASDRASLCWDCDASVHSVSFLVARHSRRLLCDVCQSPMPWTVSGGKITPTVSVCEQCAGQELCEGSGGGESEEDNQIVPCSPLPAESCSSDDEAIDGGNVVVWRKKMRIEADRSCAMSRRAPPPYVADSGGVNVCGSGILDSLRMLHREDTGSGQQMVEYSDYSGPSI; encoded by the exons ATGAGGAGGTGTGAGCTGTGCAAAGCGAAGGCGCGGACGCACTGCGCGTCGGATCGGGCGAGCTTGTGCTGGGATTGCGATGCCTCCGTGCACTCGGTTAGCTTCCTAGTGGCGCGGCACTCCAGGAGACTTCTCTGCGACGTCTGCCAGTCGCCGATGCCGTGGACGGTCTCTGGCGGAAAGATCACCCCTACCGTTTCCGTCTGCGAACAATGCGCCGGTCAGGAACTGTGCGAAGGCAGCGGTGGAGGAGAATCGGAGGAGGACAATCAGATCGTTCCATGCTCACCGCTGCCGGCAGAGAGCTGCTCCAGCGACGATGAGGCGATTGACGGTGGAAACGTCGTCGTTTGGCGGAAGAAGATGAGAATTGAG GCGGATCGGAGCTGCGCGATGTCTCGGCGTGCTCCTCCGCCTTATGTGGCGGATTCGGGTGGTGTTAATGTGTGTGGATCGGGGATTTTGGATTCGCTGCGTATGCTCCACCGTGAAGATACGGGTTCGGGTCAACAAATGGTGGAGTACTCCGATTATTCTGGTCCGTCGATCTGA
- the LOC121803718 gene encoding uncharacterized protein LOC121803718, with protein MSDTQDTKTDPEQVTSPRNSKSITVAFKLNGRNYPLWSRLIKVKIGGRGAYSYIRNEPPEPGSKGFDVWEENDLVVFSWIVDNIENDIVADFAHHLTAKALWDSLAVTFENKADKYHIYNLEENAINIKQGNLDLETYYRRIHGLWINIDRSQKQPISCCDKGIDQFRTHSNEK; from the coding sequence atgtcagACACACAGGACACAAAAACTGATCCAGAACAAGTAACAAGCCCGAGGAATAGCAAAAGTATCACAGTTGCATTCAAGTTGAATGGAAGAAACTACCCCCTTTGGTCTCGATTGATCAAAGTGAAAATTGGAGGCCGAGGTGCCTACTCATACATCAGGAACGAGCCCCCGGAACCAGGAAGCAAAGGGTTCGATGTGTGGGAGGAAAACGACTTGGTGGTGTTCTCGTGGATTGTCGACAACATCGAGAACGATATCGTTGCCGACTTCGCGCACCACCTAACCGCCAAAGCGTTGTGGGACAGTCTTGCCGTGACCTTTGAGAACAAGGCCGACAAATACCACATCTACAACCTGGAAGAGAATGCAATAAACATCAAACAGGGAAACCTCGATCTGGAGACTTATTACCGGAGGATCCATGGGCTGTGGATCAACATCGACAGAAGCCAGAAGCAGCCGATTAGTTGTTGTGATAAGGGAATCGATCAGTTTCGAACACACTCGAATGAGAAATAA